The sequence GGCTGGCCAAGCGAGTTTGGCGTTGAGACTGATCAGCTCAATGAGGCTTTCCATGGCCTCCCCGCCCTTGTTGCCAGTCTGGGGGTCTGCGCGCTCAAGGGCCTGCTCCACACTCAATGTGGTCAGCACGCCGAAACTCAGCGGCACAGGTACATCAATGGAAACTTGCAGGAGGGCGCGCGTCACCTGGTGAGCCAGCACTTCAAAATGGAGCGTGTCCCCCTTGATGATTGCGCCCAAGGTCAGCAAGCCGGCATAGTGGCCGGAAGCGCCCAAACGCCGGGCAGTGGCCGGCAGCTCAAACGACCCCGGCACCCACACCTTGGTGAGCTTGTCCGGGTGCCCGCCATGCCCCAGGTAGGCCGCCTCGGCCCCGGCCAGCAGCTGCTCCGTCACCTTGCGGTTGAAGCGGCTCACCACGATGGCGATCTGCTGATCTTGCAGGGCAACCTCTCCGGCAATGGATGCAGCCATTCCCACCGGCGCCTATTGAAGAATCAGATGCCCCAGTTTGTCCCGCTTCGTGGCCAGGTAGCCGGCGTTGCGGGCGTTAGCTGGCACTTCTATGGCTTCCCTGGAGACCAGCTCCAGGCCATAGCCATCAAGTCCAACAATTTTGCGGGGATTATTGGTAAGCAGCCGGAGCTTTTGCACCCCCAAGTCCTTCAGAATTTGGGCACCAATGCCATATTCACGCAGATCGGGCTTGAAACCGAGACGCTCATTGGCCTCCACCGTGTCCAGCCCTTCCTCCTGCAGCTTGTAGGCTTCCAACTTCTTCTTGAGTCCAATCCCACGCCCTTCCTGGCGCAGATAGACAATCACCCCCCGGCCTTCAGCATTGATGCGTGCCATGGCCTGATCCAGCTGCTGACCGCAATCGCAGCGCAAGGACCCGAAAATATCGCCGGTCAGGCATTGGCTGTGAACCCGGACCAGGACCGGCTCGTCCCCACCCAGATCACCTTTGACCAGCGCCAGGTGGGTGTCTTGATGGATGGTGTCCTGGTAGACAAACAGTTCAAAATCGCCGGCCTGCGTGGGAAACTGGAGGGTTGTCAGGCGCTCCACCAGCTGCTCCGTGGACCTGCGATAGGCAATAATCTCGGCCACACTGACCATCTTGAGTCCATGCCGCTCAGCGATCGCGCTCAACCGTTCGCCCCGGGCCATGGTACCGTCCTCATCCACGATCTCCACCAGCAGGGCAGCAGCCTGCTGCGCACCCGCCAGCCGAGCCAGGTCGAGACCGGCTTCGGTATGGCCGGCCCGCTGGAGCACCCCGCCCGGTTTCGCGATCAGGGGGAACAGGTGGCCGGGCCGGGCCAGATCGCTCGAGGTAGTCTGCGGATCGAGAATGACCTGCAGCGTCTGCCAGCGGTCCTGGGCCGAGATGCCAGTGGTGGTGTTTTCGACCGCGTCCACGCTCACCGTAAAGGCCGTCTCATGCAGTGCGGTGTTGCGCTGCACCATGGGATCGAGACCCAGCCGCCGCGCCCGCTCCAGAGATATGGGCACGCATATCAGCCCCCGCCCTTCTCGCATCATGAAATTGATATTCTCCGGGCTGGCCTTTTCGGCCAGAATGACGAAGTCTCCCTCGTTCTCACGATCCCGGTCATCGGTCACGATGACCATTTTCCCCGCACCGAAATCAGTCAGGGCCTGCTCAACGGCGGCAAACATGATTAGCTCTCCCCGATTCCCCAATGGCGAATTCTATCCGGGTCCAGATCCCAGTGCTCGTCATCAGAATCCAATTCGAGAAACCGCTCCAGATAACGGGCGAATACATCGGTTTCCACATTCACGGACTCGCCCACCTTTTTTATGCCCAAGGTTGTGTGTTCCAGAGTATGGGGGATCAGCGCCACCGTGATGCCCTCTTGCGAGATGTCGGCGACGGTGAGCGATATGCCGTCCAGCGCGATGGAGCCCTTGGTGAGGCAGTAGCGCAGCCAGCGCATTTCAATGGTCACTGTTATCCGCACGTCAGCGTGATCCACACTGATATTATTGATATAGCCCACCGTCTCTACGTGGCCCTGCACCAGGTGGCCGTGAAAGCGGTCACCGGCGGCCACGGCCCGCTCCAGATTGACCTTGTCACCCGGTTTCAGATCGCCAAGGTTGCTGCTCTTCAGGCTCTCAGGAATGACATGCACCGTAAATTCGCGGGCAGCCAATTTGTCCACCGTCAGGCAGACACCGTTGACATTGATGCTGTGACCCACTGCCAAGTCTGAAAACACCTCTTTCCCGCCAATGACAAGGATGTCATGATCCTTGTCGGTGACCCGGCGGATCACCCGTCCCAATTCTTCGATGATGCCAGTAAACATCAGTTGCTGCTCCTTCGCTCAGTCCGATTGACGTGGTCGGCGATGGGTAATACATCCCGTTGCGCCACCTCCAGCCGGTCGCCACCCAGCTGCTCTTCCGAAAGTACCGTCCAGCCCGCCGGCACTGACAGGACATTGCGCAGTTCCGGGATAACGTGCACGCTCTGCTCAGCGCTCCGCGCAGACGTGAAAATAACCACTTCGTCCGCCAAATCCGCCTGTAGAAATGCCCGGTGCACCGTGGGACCGCCCTCCACCATCACACTGGTCATTCCCCGGGCGCCTAATTCGGCCAAAACCTGTTCCAAGTTCACGCCCTCGGGTGCAGCCGCCACCCTGATTTGCTCGCCCCAGGGGGTCTCAGAAGTCGTCCCCACGGACGTCATGACGAGCGTGGGCGCGGCTCCGTCGCTGAAAAGCCGCAGCTCGGGCCGTAGCCGCATGTGGGTGTCCAAAACAATGCGCCTGGGATTTGCGCCCGGATAGTCCCGCACCGTGAGCTGCGGGTTGTCCAGCTCGGCGGTTCGCCGGCCCACCATGACACCGTCCACCTCAGACCGCAGCCTGTGTACCCGGGTTTTGGATTCCGGTGAGGTGAACCAGCCGTTCCCGGAAAGCGCGGCAGCCACGAAATTATCCAGGGTGCGGGCAACTTTCAATATCACGTGTGGGCGCCCTGTGAGCACCCAGCTGGCAAAGCCCCTCACAAGCCGGGCGCCAACCTGGCCCATAACCCCTTCAATCACGTCGATTCCGGCTGACTCGAGCAGGCTTAGCCCGCGGCCGTTCACCCTGGGATTGGGGTCGCGGACGGCAACCACCACGCGGGCAATCCCTGCGTCGATCAGCGCTGGGGCGCAGGGGGGTGTCTTTTTGCCGTCGCCTGCGCAGGGCTCCAGGGTGACATACGCCGTAGCTCCCCGCGCCGCTGCTCCCGCCATGCTGAGGGCCATCGCCTCGGCATGCGGACCGCCAAATTCCTGGTGGTAGCCTGCGCCCACCACCTGATCATCACGGACCAGCACGCAGCCTACGGGCGGATTGGGGCTCACCCGGCCGATACCCCGCCGAGCCAGTGCCAGTGCCTGGCCCATGAGCTGCTCGTCGCGGTCAGCCCCGGTGGCGGCCCCGTCTGTCTCGACCAAAGTAATCTGTTGAATTACTGCCGGCATATTTATCTCACACCATGCGAAAAGGTACGGGAATAAAACATAGAATGAAAATAACCAGACAGGCGATGCCGATACGCAGCTCCGGCACCGTGAGCGGCAGATTAACGTCGTGAACCGGGGGGTGCTTGACGGTGCGCATGAGCACGAAAATAAGAAATCCCCAGAAGAGCCAGTTGGGCGATAACAGCAGCCCCATGGGGATCAACGCCAGGAACACCGCCCGCCCTACCCAGACCTGTCTGTCGCCCAGTAGGGCATAGGCGATGTGGCCTCCATCCAGCTGGGCCACCGGCAATAGGTTCAGCATGGTCACCAGCAGTCCGATCCACCCGGCAAATGCCACCGGATGCAGCAGCACGTCCTCTTCCGCGCCCAGACCGGGAAACATGATCGCCGTGGCCAGTTTCATCAGCAGGCTGTCTCCCAGGAAAATGCCCGCCCCCTCTATTTGGACCACGGTTGACAGGTGCAATCCCAGGAACAGGGCCGGCACCGCCGCCAGAAATCCGGCAATGGGACCGGCGGCGCCGATTTCCAGCAGCGCCCTGCGGTTGGGGATGGGCCCCCGCATCCTGATGAAGGCGCCCAGCGTTCCGATGAAGGTGAGCGGAGGCGGCAGCGGAATGAAGTAGGGTGCTGACACGTCCACCTTGTGGCGGCGGGCAAAATAGAAGTGGCCTAATTCGTGAATGCCCAGAATCAGCATGAGGCTGAGGCTGAACGGCCAGCCGCTCAGCAGAGTCCAGGGCTGACGGAACACGTCGCTGCCATTCAATATGGCGCCTGCCGCCAGGGTGGTGATGACCGTCGCAACAAAGAGGATGATGTGGGTTCTTGATATTGCCCGGCTGGAGCCGTTCCTTGCGCGCATCACCACATAGCGCCGCTCATCTTTGCGGAAATAGTCAACCGCCAAATTCAGGGGTTCCAGGGCCAGCCGGTCAGCATCCTCCCGGCTCCCGTCCAGCAGCCGATAGTAAACGACCTCACCACTACTGAGCTGCCCCCGTTTTTCGATGACGGCTACCTGTGCCAGGGCCTCGACGCCCCGCTCGACGCTGCTTTCCGGGCTCATTTGGACCGGGTCATCCCTGGTGCGTGCAGGTTATTCAGGGCAACTTGAGCGGATCGGGGCGATACCACTTGCGCTGCCTGGCCGGCTGGTCAGGGACCAGGTCACCGGGCGCCACCGGCGCGGGCGGCATGGATATGCCCTCCACGCTCACGGGAAGCTCATCGGCCAGCAGGATTGTCAGGGTGTTGACCCAGTCCCGGGACGCCTGGGTGTAAGCCGCTACCACGCTATCGGGGAAGCCCGTGGCGGCCAATGCGGTGATCATCAACGCGGAGACCACCGGCAGATAGCGGTTGGCTGGGTCCCGATAAAATTGGTCGGTCCCGCGCACCAGTTCAGCCGTCTCGAACCTGCCGAGGTAGTCGCGAAACGCAGCTTCGGCCAGACCGGAGTCAACCGCCCTGATCTGCAGGAAATCATACGTCTTGCCATTGATCAGCCCCTGCACGTAGGCGCGTTTCATGGGTAGCCGGAACTCTGGGTATTCCCTGGTCAGGTCGTCGATTTCCAGCCAGTTGTAGCCATCCCAGAACAGCTTGGGCGACTGCCCCCACAGCAGGGTCATTCC comes from Candidatus Neomarinimicrobiota bacterium and encodes:
- a CDS encoding 6,7-dimethyl-8-ribityllumazine synthase; translation: MAASIAGEVALQDQQIAIVVSRFNRKVTEQLLAGAEAAYLGHGGHPDKLTKVWVPGSFELPATARRLGASGHYAGLLTLGAIIKGDTLHFEVLAHQVTRALLQVSIDVPVPLSFGVLTTLSVEQALERADPQTGNKGGEAMESLIELISLNAKLAWPAGSS
- a CDS encoding riboflavin synthase; the encoded protein is MFTGIIEELGRVIRRVTDKDHDILVIGGKEVFSDLAVGHSINVNGVCLTVDKLAAREFTVHVIPESLKSSNLGDLKPGDKVNLERAVAAGDRFHGHLVQGHVETVGYINNISVDHADVRITVTIEMRWLRYCLTKGSIALDGISLTVADISQEGITVALIPHTLEHTTLGIKKVGESVNVETDVFARYLERFLELDSDDEHWDLDPDRIRHWGIGES
- the ribD gene encoding bifunctional diaminohydroxyphosphoribosylaminopyrimidine deaminase/5-amino-6-(5-phosphoribosylamino)uracil reductase RibD, giving the protein MPAVIQQITLVETDGAATGADRDEQLMGQALALARRGIGRVSPNPPVGCVLVRDDQVVGAGYHQEFGGPHAEAMALSMAGAAARGATAYVTLEPCAGDGKKTPPCAPALIDAGIARVVVAVRDPNPRVNGRGLSLLESAGIDVIEGVMGQVGARLVRGFASWVLTGRPHVILKVARTLDNFVAAALSGNGWFTSPESKTRVHRLRSEVDGVMVGRRTAELDNPQLTVRDYPGANPRRIVLDTHMRLRPELRLFSDGAAPTLVMTSVGTTSETPWGEQIRVAAAPEGVNLEQVLAELGARGMTSVMVEGGPTVHRAFLQADLADEVVIFTSARSAEQSVHVIPELRNVLSVPAGWTVLSEEQLGGDRLEVAQRDVLPIADHVNRTERRSSN
- a CDS encoding bifunctional 3,4-dihydroxy-2-butanone-4-phosphate synthase/GTP cyclohydrolase II; this translates as MFAAVEQALTDFGAGKMVIVTDDRDRENEGDFVILAEKASPENINFMMREGRGLICVPISLERARRLGLDPMVQRNTALHETAFTVSVDAVENTTTGISAQDRWQTLQVILDPQTTSSDLARPGHLFPLIAKPGGVLQRAGHTEAGLDLARLAGAQQAAALLVEIVDEDGTMARGERLSAIAERHGLKMVSVAEIIAYRRSTEQLVERLTTLQFPTQAGDFELFVYQDTIHQDTHLALVKGDLGGDEPVLVRVHSQCLTGDIFGSLRCDCGQQLDQAMARINAEGRGVIVYLRQEGRGIGLKKKLEAYKLQEEGLDTVEANERLGFKPDLREYGIGAQILKDLGVQKLRLLTNNPRKIVGLDGYGLELVSREAIEVPANARNAGYLATKRDKLGHLILQ
- a CDS encoding site-2 protease family protein, producing the protein MSPESSVERGVEALAQVAVIEKRGQLSSGEVVYYRLLDGSREDADRLALEPLNLAVDYFRKDERRYVVMRARNGSSRAISRTHIILFVATVITTLAAGAILNGSDVFRQPWTLLSGWPFSLSLMLILGIHELGHFYFARRHKVDVSAPYFIPLPPPLTFIGTLGAFIRMRGPIPNRRALLEIGAAGPIAGFLAAVPALFLGLHLSTVVQIEGAGIFLGDSLLMKLATAIMFPGLGAEEDVLLHPVAFAGWIGLLVTMLNLLPVAQLDGGHIAYALLGDRQVWVGRAVFLALIPMGLLLSPNWLFWGFLIFVLMRTVKHPPVHDVNLPLTVPELRIGIACLVIFILCFIPVPFRMV